One region of Ornithorhynchus anatinus isolate Pmale09 chromosome X5, mOrnAna1.pri.v4, whole genome shotgun sequence genomic DNA includes:
- the LOC114807873 gene encoding olfactory receptor 56-like, whose translation MWGNGSSPGDFILLGIFTNSRAHLILFATVMAVFIAAMAGNALLLLLIHTDPRLHTPMYFFLSQLSLMDLTLVCTIVPKMATDFLSGRKSISFVGCGFQIGLFVSMVGSEGLLLGLMAYDRYIAISHPLHYPLLMNRRVCLQIAGASWAFGVLDGLVQMIAALSFPYCASRVVDHFFCEVLLLLKLACADTSAFDSFLFACCIFMLLLPFSIIVVSYSLILVAVLRMRSAQACHKALATCSSHLAAVSLFYGAAMFSYLRPKRLRAPSHDKAVSVFYTVLTPMLNPLIYSLRNQEVMGALRRRLGHWAVGPPVVRPRLPLARS comes from the coding sequence ATGTGGGGGAATGGGTCATCCCCTGGAGATTTCATTCTGCTTGGCATCTTCACCAACAGCAGGGCCCATCTCATCCTCTTTGCCACCGTCATGGCAGTCTTCATAGCGGCTATGGCTGGCaatgctcttctcctcctcctcattcacaCTGATCCCCggctccacacccccatgtacttcttcctcagtcagctctccctcaTGGACCTGACTCTGGTCTGCACCATCGTGCCCAAGATGGCCACCGACTTCCTGTCTGGCAGGAAGTCCATCTCCTTTGTAGGCTGTGGCTTCCAAATTGGCCTGTTTGTCTCCATGGTGGGCTCTGAGGGGCTCCTGTTGGGCCTCATGGCCTATGACCGCTACATAGCCATCAGTCACCCTCTGCATTATCCTCTTCTCATGAACCGGAGGGTCTGTCTGCAAATTGCTGGTGCTTCCTGGGCTTTTGGGGTATTGGATGGGCTGGTCCAGATGATAGCTGCTCTGAGCTTCCCCTACTGTGCATCCCGAGTGGTTGACCACTTCTTCTGCGAGGTGCTGCTCCTGCTGAAGCTGGCCTGCGCTGACACCTCTGCCTTTGATTCCTTTCTGTTCGCCTGCTGCATCTTcatgcttctcctccccttctccatcatcGTCGTATCCTACAGCCTCATCCTGGTGGCAGTGCTGCGCATGCGCTCGGCCCAGGCCTGCCACAAGGCCCTGgccacctgctcctcccacctgGCTGCCGTCTCCCTCTTCTACGGGGCAGCCATGTTCAGCTACCTGCGGCCCAAGCGCCTCCGGGCTCCCAGCCATGACAAAGCGGTGTCCGTCTTCTACACGGTCCTGACGCCCATGctcaaccccctcatctacagcctgagaaACCAAGAGGTGATGGGAGCTCTGAGGAGGAGGCTGGGACACTGGGCCGTTGGGCCTCCAGTTGTCAGGCCTAGGCTCCCTCTGGCCCGATCGTGA
- the TRIM7 gene encoding E3 ubiquitin-protein ligase TRIM7: GAGPGPEAGAEALALAAELQGEATCSICLELFCEPVSIECGHSFCRACIARCWDRSGGTLLTPAPRALPCPQCREPARPSQLRPNRQLAGVAGLLRRYSLPAAGQGGGRGGSQASGCVQHGEPLKLFCQDDGRPICVVCDRAREHRTHAVLPLDEAVQEAKELLEARLATLKKELEDFGEFKSTDEQESRALMQKQVVAERERVMAEFQALRAFLAEQESRLLGRLEALAREVARRQGENLAQLGGEIALLTKLISEMEETACKPDLDFLQEVKSTLSRCDNVPGPKPSSVCSEMKSKVWNLSLKTFVLKGLLKKFKEDLQGELEKEEKVDLTLDPETANPRLILSLDLKSVRLGPKPLDVPPSSRRFDTNTRVLGARGFTSGRHHWEVEVGSADGWAFGVARESVRRKGLTPFTPEEGIWALQLNGGQYWAVTSPERTQLSPGGRLSRVRVYLDLEAGEVSFYSAEEMNHVYTFHVPFHERVFPLFSVCSTGTYLRIWP, translated from the exons CGCCTGCATCGCCCGCTGCTGGGACCGCTCGGGGGGCACCCTGCTGACCCCGGCCCCGCGGGCTCTGCCCTGCCCCCAGTGCCGGGAGCCCGCCCGGCCCAGCCAGCTCCGGCCCAACCGCCAGCTGGCCGGGGTGGCCGGCTTGCTTCGCCGCTATAGCCTTCCCgcggcggggcagggcgggggccggggagggagccaGGCGAGCGGGTGTGTCCAGCACGGGGAGCCCCTGAAGCTCTTCTGCCAGGATGATGGGCGGCCCATCTGCGTGGTGTGCGACCGGGCTCGGGAGCACCGGACCCACGCCGTACTGCCCCTGGACGAGGCGGTGCAGGAGGCCAAG GAACTGCTAGAAGCCCGGTTGGCCACCCTGAAGAAAGAACTGGAGGACTTTGGAGAATTTAAATCTACCGACGAACAGGAGAGTCGAGCGCTAATG CAGAAGCAGGTGGTTGCCGAGCGGGAGAGGGTGATGGCCGAGTTCCAGGCACTGAGGGCTTTCCTGGCGGAGCAGGAGAGCCGGCTGTTGGGGCGATTAGAGGCCCTGGCCCGGGAGGTGGCCCGGCGCCAGGGAGAGAATCTGGCCCAGCTCGGCGGCGAGATTGCTCTGCTCACCAAGCTCATCAGCGAGATGGAGGAGACTGCCTGCAAGCCTGACCTCGACTTCCTCCAG GAAGTCAAGAGCACCCTAAGCAG gTGTGACAACGTCCCAGGCCCGAAGCCTTCCTCTGTGTGCTCCGAGATGAAGAGTAAGGTCTGGAACCTTTCCCTCAAGACCTTTGTCCTGAAAGGGCTGTTGAAGAAATTCAAAG AGGATCTGCAAGGGGAactggaaaaagaggagaaag tgGACCTGACGCTGGACCCTGAGACTGCCAACCCCCGCCTCATCCTGTCCCTGGATCTCAAGAGCGTCCGCTTGGGCCCCAAACCCCTGGATGTCCCGCCCAGCTCCCGCCGTTTTGACACCAACACCCGTGTCCTTGGCGCCCGCGGGTTCACCTCGGGGCGTCACcactgggaggtggaggtgggttcGGCTGACGGCTGGGCCTTCGGGGTGGCCCGCGAGTCTGTCCGTCGCAAGGGCCTGACGCCGTTCACCCCCGAGGAGGGCATCTGGGCCCTCCAGTTGAACGGCGGCCAGTACTGGGCCGTGACATCCCCCGAGCGCACCCAGCTGAGCCCCGGCGGCCGGCTGAGTCGGGTCCGCGTCTACCTGGACCTGGAGGCCGGGGAGGTTTCGTTCTACTCGGCGGAGGAGATGAACCACGTCTACACCTTCCACGTGCCCTTCCACGAGCGGGTCTTCCCGCTCTTCTCCGTCTGCTCCACCGGAACCTACCTGCGCATCTGGCCTTGA